AGATATAACTGTCCCGGCGGATGACAACGCTGAAAGAGCATATACGGACAAGATACTAAAGTACCACGATTTGGCTTTCGAACTCAAGGAAATATATAAACTTACCTCCACGTCAATCCTGCCTCTCGTAGTCACCACGAACGGTCTAGTGGAAGCACATATGCTGGAGAGTACAATTGAGCTGAAACTCGACGAGCGCCTCATTGAGGAAGCACAAAAGCAGGTTATCTTGTGGACCACAAGAATAGTCCGAAGATTTCTGACAAGCAGTTGAGAAGTGCCTTGATTAATACAATCCGGCACAATCAGAATAGCCTTACCCTAAATGGtgattcacaaaaaaaaaaaaaaaatatatatatatatatatatatatatatagtgagAACGGTCAGGAAATTTCTCACAACAATCTGACATGCCTTGGCAAAACAGTTTGCCCGGCACTAGGAACTGCCAACCCTTGaaggtgattgaaaaaaaaaaaaaaaaaaaaaaaaaatatatatatatatatatatatatatatatatatatatatatatatatatatacatatatatacagtccctggccatattattagacgcattgattcgatgcaaaattaCAATActaaattattaaattgaatgtatatgttacatatatttcatgtaaatgtaaatggttttcacatataatatatcatattcaataaaaaaaaattgatttattgatgattaaacatgaaattctaatattttgctgagccaccctgtgtagctatgagagcttcatactatcaatacAGAATTGTtaggtttgctgcattcgaggatgatgatttcatatgttgattatcgaaataacatccgaacctgcagaatacaagacgtccactggaagacatagtactgattcatacttaagtactaatacaacaacatcaaaaataaatgccaaatagaacaatttaatgagagtcgtagataaaactgacattctgtggaaatgaaattcaaatattctgctttttcctctggcaataccagtaaatataaaaaaaatcctcagtgcgtctaataaactggccagggactgtatatatatatatatatatatatatatatatatatatatatatagatatatatatatatatatatatatatatatatatatatatatatatatatatatatatatatatatatatatatatatatatatatatatatatatatatatatatatatatatatatatatatatatatatggtgtTGTAGGCATCTTGGATGCATGCTGCACTTACATGGTATGCCGTTTCTGTTTGGCCGCACCCTTTTCTGCAGTTCCTTCTCCTCCCTGGTATTGCTCAATTGCACAATGCgggtcttcttcaggactctaaaatCACAAAACAGTTAAGACACATGGTTACATCGAACACGTTTAAAACCTACCGAAATACAGAGATACCTTCGATATGAAGGATGATGTACCAATCAATATTCAAGAGTCAGCAGTTGTGACAGTACAAATAGTTCGCAATATTCATCAGTAAAAGACATATCAGGTGTAAACTTTCGCAAATCATCAATCGAGGTGTTTTAACAAAAGATATGGTTAGGTTTATGAGGGCACAGAATTTAGGTCTGACATATCGACCACAACTTAAATCATAGAGTCCGTTGTAATGTCATCTGGTCTTGGCAATTCGCTGTCACCGAATTATCATCGCATAATGACATTTGGTCTCAGCAATTCACTCTCACTGAATCACTACCGCATAATTATACTCTATGAGGCACAAGAAGTCATCAAGCACATTCAGTCTAATAACATAGGAAATGGTGGAAGCGTCACGTGATCTCACTCACCACAATAGAGTCCATTATGTTCTGTGTCCTTCTCAACTCACTCTCACTGAGTTGATCTAAATGAATTAAATATGAATAAACATTGCTAATATTATTCACGTCCCTCCTGTAATTCATAGAATTTTCCTGGCGTTTAATATGGTACATCTCCATGAACTTTCTCTTATCCCCATTCGTCTCACTCTCCAGGACCTTCGCAGATTGGTAATCCATGAGGTGGTTTTTATTTCTAGTGTGGTCAGCTAGGGCGCACGCTTTATTAGGATTTTTTATATCGCTCTTATGCTGGGCGATCCTTCTTTTTAGCTGTTGGGATGTTTGTCCTATGTATACTTCCATGCACTCAGAACAGGGTATACTATATACTACGCCCATCATGTTTCCAACGTCCAATCTGTCCTTCTTACGGCTAAACAATTTTTCGATCTTGAATTCGTTTTTTGGTACTATCCTTAGGGTGCTGGTCTTCAAGAGGTTGATCAAATCGTAGCTCATGTTGTTGATCAATGGGATGGTGGCGAAAGTGAGCGATGCTGGGTTGTCAACAGTGTGTGGGTTGTCACCCATGCTCTGTGGTCTTGGAGTGAGAGCAGTGTTGAAAATCAACCTTGCTAACAAGCCCTTGGGGTAACCGTTCTCTACCATTAACTGAAACagcattttcagatttttttctttcagggTGGGGTGGGTAACTCTCAATATGCGATCCTTCAAGCCCAATATCATATTTACTTTTTGTCTGTGGGAATGGTTTGAGAAATAGTTGAGGTATCTTCCCGATGAAGTTGGTTTTCTGTACCAATCCAAAATTATTCTATTTTCTGGGGTTCTCATAACCATTGTGTCCAAGTATGGAACACCTCCATTAGTTTCTTCTTCAAGTGTAAATTGGATGGACTGGTGCTGTTCATTAAACCTTTCAAGGGTGTAGGCTACTTGATCCTTAGGTACTGCGCATAAGAGGTCATCTACAAATCTTTTTATTAGGGGGATTTCAAA
The nucleotide sequence above comes from Coccinella septempunctata chromosome 4, icCocSept1.1, whole genome shotgun sequence. Encoded proteins:
- the LOC123311628 gene encoding uncharacterized protein LOC123311628; the protein is MGSDLSQPIAEIIMDFLLDCILAGIPFEIPLIKRFVDDLLCAVPKDQVAYTLERFNEQHQSIQFTLEEETNGGVPYLDTMVMRTPENRIILDWYRKPTSSGRYLNYFSNHSHRQKVNMILGLKDRILRVTHPTLKEKNLKMLFQLMVENGYPKGLLARLIFNTALTPRPQSMGDNPHTVDNPASLTFATIPLINNMSYDLINLLKTSTLRIVPKNEFKIEKLFSRKKDRLDVGNMMGVVYSIPCSECMEVYIGQTSQQLKRRIAQHKSDIKNPNKACALADHTRNKNHLMDYQSAKVLESETNGDKRKFMEMYHIKRQENSMNYRRDVNNISNVYSYLIHLDQLSESELRRTQNIMDSIVSPEEDPHCAIEQYQGGEGTAEKGAAKQKRHTM